A section of the Sedimentisphaera cyanobacteriorum genome encodes:
- a CDS encoding endonuclease/exonuclease/phosphatase family protein has product MLHKPEMIFRQIKGFFSKSRWLVHLLGLKYVSKDSEKRGLVLVQIDALSRKQLESAISTGKMPFVKSLIENQYYKIWNHYSGIPCATPGAQGELFYGIKGYVPSFSFYDKKTKRIFAMFNPAEAREIQSRMEKLGSGLFEGGSAYSNIFTGSAKEPHFCIAQIKLSEVFRLRRTIRFLAAVIFHSFSLLRVAGLLIVEFSLALIDFFRGLTAGENLWKELKFVPSRVGLCILLREIIIISSKLDMTRGMPIIQLNLIGYHEQSHRRGASSKYALWTLKGIDNSIKRVWKSSIKAEKEYDFWIYSDHGQVDSVSYEGYFGESIQETVRDALIPEGGVSDENRSNKHLTFLNRLGWRLNKRKPEQPAESKESSEVIVTDIAPEAQVYLPEEMKKQKRKAAEKLIATGKIPLIFFCENEKVLAMNSESEFEITPGMKEFFDNEFVPEELAEDFINKCRNENAGDLIISGYQGRTLPYFTFKKENGSHGGIHEEEYTGFALTPENDPFRMKDKDYLRPLDLRKAAFEVLGKSDTSQIKSQEKAETMQQDVLRVMTYNVHSCVGMDGKLSPLRIARVLEQYNPDIVCLQELDVGREKTGQKDQTKIIAEILEMDHFFLPALEYEEEQYGDAILSRFPMKLLKSDLLSGNCSRYDNEPRGALLAEIDISGKKVQIINTHLGLTGKNQKTQLEDLLGEGWKCGAGSDENILLCGDFNFDPRSSLYSKCTEIFREAIPDSSQYNTYCGRHPFLRIDHIFYKGKLKPVKCSAGDSDLDRIASDHRPLTADFVFSD; this is encoded by the coding sequence ATGCTGCATAAGCCGGAGATGATTTTCAGGCAGATCAAGGGATTTTTCAGCAAAAGCAGATGGCTTGTGCATCTCTTGGGGCTGAAATATGTATCCAAAGACAGCGAAAAACGCGGACTGGTGCTTGTTCAGATTGATGCGCTTTCCCGAAAGCAGCTTGAAAGTGCAATCAGCACAGGGAAAATGCCCTTCGTAAAAAGCCTTATCGAAAACCAGTACTATAAAATCTGGAACCACTATTCCGGCATTCCCTGCGCAACCCCAGGAGCTCAGGGGGAGCTTTTTTACGGGATTAAAGGCTACGTTCCGTCTTTCTCGTTTTACGACAAGAAAACAAAAAGAATTTTTGCCATGTTCAATCCAGCGGAGGCGAGAGAAATCCAGTCTCGCATGGAGAAACTCGGCAGCGGACTTTTTGAAGGCGGAAGCGCATATTCAAACATATTCACCGGCTCTGCAAAAGAGCCCCATTTCTGCATTGCCCAAATCAAGCTCTCGGAGGTTTTCAGGCTTCGCCGAACAATCCGTTTTCTGGCGGCAGTAATTTTCCACTCATTCAGCCTGCTTCGGGTTGCAGGGCTTCTAATTGTAGAATTCAGCCTCGCTCTGATTGATTTCTTCCGCGGGCTCACTGCCGGGGAAAACCTCTGGAAAGAACTGAAATTCGTACCTTCAAGGGTTGGGCTTTGCATCCTTCTGCGGGAGATAATCATAATATCTTCGAAGCTCGATATGACGCGGGGGATGCCTATCATTCAGCTCAATCTGATCGGCTATCACGAGCAGTCTCACAGACGCGGGGCAAGCTCAAAATACGCCCTCTGGACTCTCAAAGGTATCGACAATTCCATCAAGCGGGTTTGGAAAAGCTCCATCAAAGCGGAAAAAGAATATGACTTCTGGATATACTCAGATCACGGTCAGGTTGACAGCGTTTCATACGAGGGGTATTTTGGCGAATCTATACAGGAAACAGTTCGAGATGCTCTAATACCAGAGGGAGGCGTATCCGATGAAAACAGAAGTAATAAGCACCTCACATTCCTCAACCGCCTCGGCTGGCGGCTTAACAAGAGAAAACCTGAACAGCCCGCAGAAAGCAAAGAATCTTCGGAGGTTATAGTTACCGATATCGCTCCTGAGGCTCAAGTTTATCTGCCGGAAGAGATGAAAAAACAAAAGAGAAAAGCTGCAGAAAAACTTATTGCAACAGGCAAGATTCCTCTAATCTTCTTTTGCGAGAATGAGAAGGTTCTGGCTATGAATTCAGAAAGCGAATTTGAAATCACGCCCGGAATGAAAGAGTTTTTTGATAATGAATTTGTACCTGAAGAGCTTGCTGAGGATTTTATAAATAAATGCAGGAATGAGAATGCAGGCGATCTGATAATATCAGGGTATCAGGGAAGAACACTGCCCTACTTCACATTCAAAAAAGAAAACGGCTCGCATGGAGGAATTCACGAAGAGGAATACACCGGCTTTGCGCTTACTCCGGAGAATGACCCGTTCAGGATGAAGGACAAGGATTATCTTCGTCCGCTTGACCTCCGCAAAGCTGCTTTTGAAGTTCTCGGTAAGTCAGATACAAGCCAGATTAAAAGCCAAGAGAAAGCTGAAACCATGCAGCAGGATGTTTTAAGGGTGATGACGTATAACGTTCACAGCTGCGTAGGCATGGACGGGAAGCTCTCGCCACTGCGGATTGCCCGCGTGCTTGAGCAGTACAACCCAGATATAGTATGCCTTCAGGAACTGGATGTTGGACGTGAGAAGACAGGGCAAAAAGACCAAACCAAAATAATAGCAGAAATTCTCGAGATGGACCACTTCTTCCTTCCCGCACTCGAATATGAAGAAGAGCAGTACGGCGATGCAATACTCAGCCGCTTCCCGATGAAACTGCTCAAATCAGACCTGCTCTCAGGAAACTGCAGCAGATACGACAATGAGCCCAGAGGAGCCCTTCTGGCGGAGATTGATATTTCAGGGAAAAAGGTTCAAATCATTAACACTCATCTTGGGCTTACAGGGAAAAATCAGAAGACGCAGCTGGAAGACCTTCTTGGAGAGGGCTGGAAGTGCGGAGCTGGAAGCGATGAGAATATTCTGTTATGCGGGGATTTCAATTTCGACCCGCGCAGCAGTCTTTACAGCAAGTGCACAGAAATCTTCAGAGAAGCTATCCCTGACAGCTCGCAGTACAATACCTACTGCGGAAGGCATCCGTTCCTGCGCATAGACCACATCTTCTATAAAGGCAAGCTCAAACCTGTCAAATGTTCTGCAGGAGACTCTGATCTTGACAGAATAGCCTCAGACCACAGACCGCTTACAGCAGACTTTGTATTCTCAGATTAA
- a CDS encoding alpha-amylase family protein, producing MKAVIIITVGLFLSQAPCIYADLPKLNASFKTSTAETKGQNLIISTGKIERTFLWTGNGFVTEGLKNQETSKEWQNIKPSFNMDWSCPDLISDDSKAKLLKLDARKSSDKGFTSPHLEVIAEVFYPKQNLTLKQKIWAYPNASGLRQQIWAKGSARKSSQKAENAYIKAENAKIYQNNQSKGVRPDWETAVLLNNNALKFTIGNISKKDEYIVGLSWWDYGSGGRKQSAKVCSVDGETSIEVIKPTVLPGWKEGGKPAETKLFKLPQIANMDGTVTIDVEKHGPSNVNISEIWLFKKGKAKAPIRINPKRKRQLESSKPKGYSLAAYLSGSQAIKKSSLKERISKNKRVDYLPIDTAEMQVSAAGYYSDTQNRNKPETPVLREEKLKPSGECDWSNLLFIQDGNDGLVLVKESHKTVQTPGADTGKFTFGNNGITNTGWCLSRSELSEEKYKWLWGSWVIVHKVGKDSRERAVKAFDRLRFPTDKQRDMWTVMCTWGHSQNPWDGRKYAREDQVLRELEECSDIGIDMLLIDDGWQSPEKKFIDETRGWKPWQEWYPNGWGKVTEKAEKFNMRLGLWASHIISSEEMLWNYNRLGNEQFKIDFANLRSHTKLNEMKMKARTYMLENNHKSIVSWDTTEAAPRYGFYLFREYGNVHFMNRKPEVPGNVLYIPHLCLRDFWQLSRYQNLNKWQLVIQNPEVVKKQSDGYKSDAYKHSADYCAATALMGTPEFMAVARYYSEDARKNLRSLLEVYKEHRSRIWDSFVYPIGSKPNNKSWTGFQAVCGKSEGYLTIFREIENSKSKHKMQLRSITGNSKLQFTNLITGRKWNSTLDSNSAANFIISEPGDYLFLKYEKK from the coding sequence ATGAAGGCTGTCATTATAATCACAGTTGGTCTCTTTTTGTCTCAGGCACCATGCATATATGCAGACCTGCCCAAACTTAACGCCTCTTTCAAAACCTCAACAGCTGAAACAAAAGGACAGAATCTCATTATCTCTACAGGAAAAATTGAAAGAACATTCCTTTGGACAGGAAATGGCTTTGTTACTGAAGGGCTCAAAAATCAAGAAACAAGCAAAGAATGGCAGAATATTAAACCTTCTTTTAATATGGACTGGAGCTGTCCAGATTTAATAAGTGATGATTCAAAAGCAAAACTGCTGAAATTAGATGCCCGGAAAAGCTCTGACAAAGGCTTTACCAGCCCTCATCTTGAAGTGATTGCCGAAGTTTTTTATCCCAAGCAAAACCTAACTCTAAAACAAAAGATATGGGCATATCCAAACGCTTCAGGCCTTCGCCAACAGATATGGGCCAAGGGCAGCGCCCGCAAAAGCTCTCAAAAAGCTGAAAATGCTTACATAAAAGCAGAAAACGCAAAAATTTATCAAAATAACCAGTCAAAAGGCGTAAGACCAGACTGGGAGACTGCTGTGTTACTTAACAATAATGCACTAAAATTCACAATCGGCAATATATCTAAAAAGGATGAATATATAGTTGGCCTAAGCTGGTGGGATTACGGCAGCGGCGGAAGGAAACAATCGGCAAAAGTTTGCTCGGTAGATGGGGAAACGAGTATAGAAGTTATTAAACCCACCGTTCTGCCCGGCTGGAAAGAAGGCGGCAAGCCGGCGGAAACAAAACTGTTCAAACTTCCTCAAATTGCAAATATGGATGGAACAGTGACAATTGATGTAGAAAAACACGGCCCATCTAACGTGAATATAAGCGAGATATGGCTTTTCAAAAAAGGCAAGGCAAAAGCACCAATAAGGATAAACCCAAAAAGGAAAAGACAGCTCGAATCATCTAAGCCAAAAGGGTACTCGCTTGCTGCATATTTGAGTGGGTCTCAGGCAATAAAGAAAAGCAGCTTAAAGGAAAGAATTTCAAAAAACAAGCGTGTTGATTACTTACCAATTGATACAGCAGAAATGCAGGTTTCCGCTGCCGGCTACTACTCAGATACCCAGAACAGAAACAAGCCTGAAACGCCTGTTTTAAGAGAGGAGAAGCTGAAGCCTTCAGGAGAATGCGACTGGTCTAACCTTTTATTTATTCAAGACGGCAATGACGGCCTCGTTCTGGTAAAAGAATCTCATAAGACAGTTCAAACTCCCGGCGCTGATACCGGCAAATTCACTTTCGGAAACAATGGTATTACAAATACAGGATGGTGTCTCAGCCGGTCTGAGCTTTCAGAGGAAAAGTACAAATGGCTCTGGGGCTCGTGGGTAATTGTTCATAAGGTAGGCAAAGACAGCAGAGAGAGAGCGGTAAAAGCATTCGACAGGCTGAGATTCCCGACAGATAAGCAGCGTGATATGTGGACAGTGATGTGCACATGGGGTCATTCGCAAAATCCTTGGGACGGCCGAAAATACGCCCGCGAAGATCAAGTCCTTCGGGAGCTGGAAGAGTGCAGCGATATCGGGATAGATATGCTGCTTATAGATGACGGCTGGCAGAGTCCTGAGAAGAAGTTTATTGATGAGACACGCGGCTGGAAGCCATGGCAGGAATGGTACCCGAACGGATGGGGCAAGGTTACTGAAAAGGCGGAGAAGTTTAATATGAGGCTGGGTCTCTGGGCATCGCATATTATAAGTTCGGAAGAGATGCTTTGGAATTACAATCGCCTCGGAAACGAGCAGTTTAAGATAGACTTCGCCAATCTGCGAAGCCATACCAAGCTTAATGAAATGAAAATGAAAGCCCGCACATATATGCTTGAAAATAATCACAAAAGCATTGTAAGCTGGGACACCACAGAAGCTGCACCGAGATACGGCTTCTATCTCTTCAGGGAATACGGCAACGTACATTTTATGAACAGAAAACCGGAAGTGCCCGGCAACGTTTTATACATCCCGCACCTGTGCCTGCGAGACTTCTGGCAGCTCAGCAGATATCAGAATTTAAATAAATGGCAGCTTGTGATTCAAAACCCGGAGGTTGTGAAAAAGCAGTCGGACGGCTATAAAAGCGATGCGTATAAACACAGCGCAGATTACTGCGCAGCAACGGCTCTGATGGGTACACCCGAATTTATGGCTGTTGCAAGGTATTACAGCGAAGATGCAAGGAAAAATCTTAGGTCACTGCTGGAGGTCTATAAAGAACACAGAAGCAGAATCTGGGACAGCTTCGTTTATCCTATTGGCTCTAAGCCGAACAACAAGAGCTGGACGGGATTTCAGGCAGTCTGCGGTAAGTCAGAAGGATATTTAACTATTTTCAGGGAAATTGAAAACAGTAAATCAAAACACAAAATGCAGCTTAGAAGCATAACAGGAAATTCAAAGCTTCAATTCACTAACCTTATTACAGGCAGAAAATGGAACTCAACCCTTGATTCAAACTCAGCAGCAAATTTCATAATATCAGAACCCGGAGATTATCTTTTCCTGAAGTACGAAAAAAAATAG
- a CDS encoding IS30 family transposase: protein MGYRHLNINERESILKMRSEGKNLLEIAIYLGRSKGTISRELNRNMSSTHDYKPHLAQRYYSKRRAASKQPYRLEQNGRLRRRVCSKLEQYHSPEQIAGRLEIDYPDNAQMRVSPLTIYSWVKRDKVDGGVFYKFLRQGRRKRRKKHGSNDKRGRIPNKRSISERPEVVDKRNRFGDWEGDSVSGKGHGSFIATLVERASRYLLSGRMKDKSAQSMNETTRRLFRKIPKSKRQTMTVDNGKEFAQFKEMEKTVGLCCYFADPYSSYQRGTNENTNGLLRQFFPKGTDFKKVSDKELDKVVALINNRPRKCLKYRTPNEVLWSDEKSCASD from the coding sequence ATGGGCTATAGACATCTTAACATTAATGAGCGGGAAAGCATTCTAAAAATGCGATCTGAAGGAAAAAATTTACTGGAAATCGCCATATATCTCGGCAGGAGCAAGGGCACTATCAGCCGTGAGTTGAATCGAAACATGTCCTCAACCCATGATTATAAGCCCCACCTGGCCCAGCGATATTACAGCAAACGCAGGGCCGCATCCAAGCAGCCATATCGGCTTGAACAGAATGGCCGTCTTCGTCGTCGAGTATGCAGTAAACTCGAGCAATATCACTCGCCTGAACAGATAGCAGGCCGTCTTGAAATCGACTATCCAGATAATGCCCAAATGCGTGTAAGCCCTTTGACCATATATAGTTGGGTTAAACGAGACAAGGTTGACGGCGGTGTTTTTTACAAGTTTTTGCGTCAAGGCCGTCGCAAACGACGAAAGAAGCACGGCAGTAATGACAAGCGTGGCCGGATACCGAACAAACGTTCGATCAGTGAGCGTCCGGAGGTTGTTGACAAGCGTAATCGCTTCGGCGATTGGGAGGGTGACAGCGTCAGCGGTAAAGGACACGGTTCATTTATTGCGACACTTGTCGAGCGTGCAAGCCGCTATCTGCTCTCTGGCAGGATGAAAGATAAGAGTGCCCAGAGCATGAATGAAACCACCCGAAGGTTGTTCAGGAAGATACCAAAGTCCAAGCGTCAAACGATGACAGTTGACAATGGCAAGGAGTTTGCCCAGTTTAAAGAGATGGAAAAAACAGTCGGCCTATGCTGCTACTTTGCTGATCCATACAGTTCTTATCAGCGTGGAACTAATGAAAACACAAACGGCCTGCTTCGTCAGTTCTTCCCTAAGGGAACTGATTTTAAGAAAGTTAGTGATAAGGAACTTGACAAAGTTGTCGCCTTAATCAATAATCGACCAAGGAAATGTTTAAAATATCGGACACCAAATGAAGTGCTCTGGAGCGATGAAAAAAGTTGCGCTTCAGATTAA
- the rnpA gene encoding ribonuclease P protein component — translation MDRAFFRNKHRIADNQRFREIIRNGRRECTSLVNVYAAPNGLEHSRLGVSVGKRFGKAFKRNRLKRLARESFRLNQNKLLVPCDVIILFSRRLSSPKADVMKIKQYQIGRCIEKAFDEFNTEFSRGK, via the coding sequence ATGGACAGAGCGTTTTTCAGAAATAAACACAGAATTGCAGATAATCAGCGGTTCAGGGAGATAATCAGAAACGGACGGCGTGAATGCACAAGCCTTGTGAATGTGTACGCTGCCCCGAACGGGCTTGAACATTCCCGTTTAGGCGTCTCGGTTGGGAAAAGGTTCGGGAAGGCTTTCAAGCGAAACAGGCTCAAACGGCTTGCGAGAGAATCTTTTCGCCTCAACCAGAACAAGCTCCTTGTGCCCTGCGATGTTATAATCCTTTTCAGCAGAAGACTCTCCAGCCCTAAGGCTGATGTTATGAAAATCAAGCAGTACCAGATTGGAAGGTGTATCGAGAAGGCCTTTGATGAATTTAACACCGAGTTCAGCAGAGGAAAATAA
- a CDS encoding PTS sugar transporter subunit IIA, with product MLISQILKKSSIVVPLKSTEKDDVIEELIDKLNENGLLTDRDDVLDKVMTREMTRSTGIGQGIAIPHGKSKGVNDLIMAMGIASSEIDFDSIDNKPVSIVILLVSPAGQTGPHIQALAKISRLMLDGDFRQKLQDAQDAEEVYSLLSSKESE from the coding sequence ATGCTAATCTCACAGATACTGAAAAAATCATCAATTGTAGTACCTCTAAAGTCAACAGAAAAAGATGATGTAATTGAGGAGCTTATAGACAAGCTCAATGAAAACGGCCTGCTTACAGACCGTGATGATGTGTTAGACAAGGTTATGACCCGGGAAATGACCCGAAGCACAGGTATAGGGCAGGGAATCGCTATCCCGCACGGTAAGAGCAAAGGTGTTAACGATCTCATTATGGCTATGGGGATAGCCAGCTCGGAAATTGATTTCGACAGCATAGACAACAAGCCGGTAAGTATCGTTATTCTTCTTGTCTCGCCTGCCGGCCAGACAGGCCCGCATATACAGGCTCTTGCGAAAATAAGCCGCCTTATGCTTGATGGAGATTTCAGGCAGAAGCTTCAGGACGCTCAGGATGCCGAAGAAGTGTACAGCTTACTGAGCAGTAAGGAATCCGAATAA
- a CDS encoding mannose-1-phosphate guanylyltransferase, which produces MDYAVIMAGGSGTRLWPLSRKDRPKQIIDIFGGETLLRKAFERLLPVFEPKKILVQTNDAHTKKVKKILPEVPKKNIIGEPYMRNTAGAVGLAASFIADRDSDASMTVVTADHIIEPQDKFTQTLSEAVQFVNDNPENLITFGITPTYPSTQYGYIRLGKKTPYDGSEVYKVESFQEKPDAAKAEDYLESGNYLWNSGMFVWKAQAILSSLYHYLPDCKKPLKKIQKKIGSKRQDEVIEERFKEVPKISIDYAVMEKSPSVYSIKLDCDWLDMGSYNALTDLINQDSDNNALAGNTPELIDCSNNIIINQDDNHTIAGIGVENMVVAHTEDVTFICPREKCGDIKEMIEQVRKNKGEKLL; this is translated from the coding sequence ATGGATTATGCAGTAATTATGGCGGGTGGTTCAGGAACGAGGCTTTGGCCTTTAAGCCGAAAGGACAGACCCAAGCAGATAATTGATATCTTCGGAGGCGAAACCCTCCTGAGGAAGGCCTTCGAAAGGCTTCTGCCGGTTTTTGAGCCAAAAAAGATTTTAGTCCAAACAAATGATGCGCATACAAAGAAGGTAAAGAAGATTCTTCCTGAGGTCCCGAAAAAAAACATTATCGGCGAGCCGTATATGCGAAATACAGCCGGAGCTGTAGGGTTGGCCGCTTCTTTTATTGCCGATAGAGATTCTGATGCTTCTATGACTGTAGTTACAGCAGACCATATCATCGAGCCTCAGGATAAATTTACCCAAACACTCAGCGAAGCGGTTCAGTTTGTCAACGACAATCCGGAAAATCTTATCACTTTCGGAATTACCCCGACATACCCAAGCACTCAGTACGGCTATATCAGGCTCGGCAAGAAAACACCTTACGACGGCAGCGAGGTTTACAAGGTTGAAAGTTTTCAAGAAAAGCCTGATGCCGCAAAGGCGGAGGACTATCTGGAAAGCGGAAATTATCTCTGGAATTCAGGGATGTTTGTTTGGAAAGCGCAGGCGATTCTAAGCAGTCTTTATCACTATCTGCCGGACTGCAAGAAGCCGCTTAAGAAAATTCAGAAAAAGATCGGCTCAAAGAGGCAGGATGAAGTAATAGAAGAGCGGTTCAAAGAAGTGCCAAAGATAAGCATAGATTATGCTGTAATGGAAAAGAGCCCTTCGGTCTATTCTATCAAATTAGACTGCGACTGGCTCGATATGGGTTCTTACAATGCCTTGACGGATCTGATAAATCAGGACAGCGATAATAATGCCCTTGCGGGGAATACCCCTGAGCTTATCGATTGTTCGAATAACATCATTATAAATCAGGATGATAACCATACGATAGCAGGGATCGGCGTTGAGAATATGGTTGTAGCTCACACTGAGGATGTAACCTTTATATGCCCGAGAGAAAAATGCGGGGATATAAAGGAAATGATTGAGCAGGTTCGCAAAAATAAAGGCGAAAAACTGCTTTAG
- a CDS encoding peptidase U32 family protein, with product MNKEKKLELLAPAGNFDCLKSALSAGADAVYLGLKTLNARKGAGNFSAEELKEACRYARSEGAKTYLTLNTHVSFRETGQAARALELAAEAGVDAVLVTDPMFFELAGSFPELDFHFSTQAGIENSKGVEFARRAGIKRAVLARELSEEEITAASKPDSVETEVFVQGAMCFCVSGKCLLSSWAGGRSGNRGTCTSPCRVLWKDSSGAELQRLSMHDLSLIERLEKIRKAGVSCIKIEGRLKKPEWVYKTVQVFRRALDGETEGEIHNELSDYTGRKQAAGYFDGQTKGLCGEGGRIPSESSIDIEDECKQNAESGKEFFTVAVSTANGKFEAEVKISEEEKEQIRLPLTAVKKAKRGVNAENIAYLLATQNYQNAEFAGIEFDEPERLYSKKTANSLAEELSRIFHQRQKKAHDYTIRIHLREQAKDTIKAFGRIKENKFPLTRTAKVNSLRADYPCAKQVAGSLYSFEQVVVENVELGKISSLRKNWIAAMPHVFYEDRIEYFKTLAEKAKTNGITLEVNSWAGLEIALEAGAEFTAGPGLMILNHTAAMALKNIGAKEAFISIEADKRKIRELSQASPLPLSLTVSGFPCLGITRAEIDEKALKGQTLEDERGIRLRLEPSSENTILRSQDPYSILGCEDRGIMVRRFSADLAGIKDPAKLKDAVNRLRRGLPFTEKKAYKFNFQRNLA from the coding sequence ATGAACAAAGAAAAAAAACTAGAACTGCTCGCACCCGCGGGTAATTTTGACTGCCTTAAATCGGCTCTCAGTGCGGGAGCTGATGCTGTTTATCTTGGGCTCAAAACGCTCAACGCAAGAAAGGGTGCAGGCAACTTCAGCGCTGAAGAACTTAAAGAAGCCTGCCGGTACGCACGCTCTGAGGGCGCAAAGACCTACCTCACGCTAAATACGCACGTTTCTTTCAGAGAAACCGGACAGGCTGCAAGGGCATTAGAGCTCGCAGCTGAAGCGGGGGTCGATGCTGTTCTGGTAACTGACCCAATGTTCTTCGAGCTGGCAGGGAGTTTTCCTGAGCTTGATTTTCACTTCAGCACTCAGGCAGGGATCGAAAATTCAAAGGGCGTTGAATTCGCCCGCAGAGCGGGGATAAAAAGAGCGGTTTTAGCAAGAGAGCTCAGCGAAGAAGAGATAACAGCAGCCTCAAAACCGGATTCTGTGGAAACGGAGGTGTTTGTTCAGGGAGCAATGTGTTTCTGCGTTTCGGGGAAATGCCTTCTTAGCAGCTGGGCAGGCGGACGCAGCGGAAACAGAGGCACCTGCACAAGCCCCTGCAGAGTTCTCTGGAAAGATTCAAGCGGAGCTGAACTCCAGCGGCTTTCAATGCACGATTTGAGCCTTATTGAAAGGCTTGAAAAGATTAGAAAGGCCGGAGTAAGCTGCATAAAAATTGAGGGGCGTCTGAAAAAGCCTGAATGGGTTTACAAAACAGTACAGGTTTTTAGAAGAGCGCTGGATGGAGAAACTGAAGGCGAAATCCATAATGAGCTTTCCGACTATACAGGCAGAAAGCAGGCAGCAGGCTATTTCGACGGACAAACAAAAGGGCTCTGCGGGGAAGGCGGCAGAATCCCCAGCGAGTCCAGCATAGACATTGAAGACGAATGCAAACAGAACGCTGAAAGCGGCAAAGAATTCTTCACTGTGGCGGTATCCACTGCGAACGGGAAGTTTGAAGCAGAGGTGAAAATAAGCGAAGAAGAAAAAGAGCAAATCCGCCTGCCGCTTACAGCTGTAAAAAAAGCTAAGCGCGGTGTAAATGCGGAAAATATAGCTTACCTTCTTGCAACGCAGAATTATCAAAACGCAGAGTTTGCAGGTATCGAATTCGATGAACCGGAAAGGCTGTACTCCAAAAAGACAGCAAACTCGCTGGCCGAGGAGCTCAGCAGAATCTTCCACCAAAGGCAGAAGAAAGCCCACGATTATACAATACGCATCCACCTCAGAGAGCAGGCAAAAGACACCATCAAAGCCTTCGGTCGAATCAAAGAGAACAAATTTCCCCTCACCCGCACCGCCAAGGTAAATTCGCTTAGAGCAGATTACCCCTGCGCCAAACAGGTAGCAGGGAGCCTGTACTCATTTGAGCAGGTGGTTGTGGAGAATGTGGAGCTTGGGAAAATTTCCTCGCTTCGTAAAAACTGGATCGCTGCTATGCCGCATGTGTTTTACGAAGACAGAATCGAATACTTCAAAACCCTCGCAGAAAAGGCTAAAACTAACGGAATTACTCTTGAGGTTAACAGCTGGGCGGGACTGGAAATAGCTCTTGAAGCCGGCGCTGAATTCACTGCCGGCCCGGGGCTTATGATACTGAACCATACCGCAGCGATGGCCCTGAAAAATATTGGTGCAAAAGAGGCCTTTATAAGCATAGAGGCAGACAAAAGAAAAATCAGAGAGCTCTCTCAGGCCAGCCCCCTGCCCCTTTCGCTGACAGTAAGCGGCTTCCCCTGCCTCGGGATTACGCGTGCGGAAATTGATGAAAAGGCTTTAAAAGGGCAAACTCTTGAGGACGAAAGAGGAATAAGGCTGAGGCTCGAGCCCTCAAGCGAAAACACAATACTCAGATCTCAAGACCCTTATTCTATTCTCGGCTGTGAAGATAGAGGCATAATGGTGAGAAGGTTCTCAGCAGACCTTGCCGGAATCAAAGACCCTGCCAAACTGAAAGATGCAGTAAACCGGCTTAGAAGAGGTCTTCCCTTTACAGAAAAAAAAGCTTACAAGTTCAACTTCCAGAGAAACCTTGCCTAA